TCAACTTCGGCGCGAGCCTCGAGTATCACTTCAGCCGCGCGTGGCGGGCGCAGACGAGCTTCGAGCCCACGTTCAGCTCCTGCATACCCGGGAATGCGACGAAGCTCAACAACAGCTACCAGATCGGCGCCGACCTCTTCTGGCAGCGGGAGTTCTGAGGGTGGCGCGCGCGCTCATCATCACCAACCCGGCCGCCGCGCGCACCGCGCCGCTCGCGATGGACGCGGTGCGCCGGGCGCTGCGCGCGGCGGGCTGGCACGCCGAGGTGTGCGCCACGGGGGGCCCGGGCGACGCGCGCCGCTTGGCCGAAGAGGGCGTGCGCGACGGCGTGGACGTGGTCGCGGTGTTCGGTGGAGACGGCACCACCATGCAGGCTGCCGCCGCGCTCGTGGGGACCGAGGTGGCGCTCGGCGTGATCCCCGGCGGCACCGGCAACTTGCTGGCCGGCAATCTTCGCATCCCCACGTCGCCGGCGCGCGCCGCCCGCGTGCTCGCGCGGGGGCGCGCGCGCCCATTCGATCTCGGGCGGATGCAGCGCCCCGGCAGCACCGAATATTTCGCCGTCTGCTGCGGCGCCGGCATGGACGCGCGGGTCATGGCCGGCACCGCGTCCCATCACAAGCGGCGCTGGGGCATGGCCGCGTACGTGGCGACGACATTGCGGCTGATCGGGGACGTGCGCAGCACGCCGCACAGCGTGACGGTGGACGGCGTCGAGTACGAAGCCACCGCCGCAATGCTCCTCATCGCCAATTGCGGCGAGATCATCCCGCCGCTGGTGCGGCTCCGCTCCGGCATCGTGCCGGACGACGGATTGCTCGACGTGGTCGTCATGCGTGCCGACACCGTGGGCCAGAGTGTCCGGGCCATCTGGGACCTCCTCCGCGAAACGCCGTCGACCGGTGGCCCCGAGGCGTACGTGGGGCACGCCCGCGGGCGCGAGATCCGGGTCGAGACGCTCGCACCGGAACCGGTGCAGCTCGACGGCGAGCTGGCGGGCGAGACCCCGTTCACGGCCACCGTGGTGCCTGGGGCCATCAAGGTCGTCGCACCGGACGCGGCGTGATCAGCACGGTCGGGCCGGGCGCCGAGGCCCGGCCCGGGGTGTTCCCGTTTTTGACAGCCGGTACTAGTTTCACAACTGCTCGCGGATCATAGGGATCATCCCCGCAATCGTTTTCCTCCCAGCCGGGAGAGCGGCTGGACGTGGTGTCGATGGCTGATTCAGTTCTCCTGATTGACGACGATGTCGATGTGCTCCGCGCCATCGGCAGCTACTTCGAGCGGGTGGGATACGAAG
The sequence above is a segment of the Gemmatimonadales bacterium genome. Coding sequences within it:
- a CDS encoding diacylglycerol kinase family protein, with the protein product MARALIITNPAAARTAPLAMDAVRRALRAAGWHAEVCATGGPGDARRLAEEGVRDGVDVVAVFGGDGTTMQAAAALVGTEVALGVIPGGTGNLLAGNLRIPTSPARAARVLARGRARPFDLGRMQRPGSTEYFAVCCGAGMDARVMAGTASHHKRRWGMAAYVATTLRLIGDVRSTPHSVTVDGVEYEATAAMLLIANCGEIIPPLVRLRSGIVPDDGLLDVVVMRADTVGQSVRAIWDLLRETPSTGGPEAYVGHARGREIRVETLAPEPVQLDGELAGETPFTATVVPGAIKVVAPDAA